In Pseudomonas coleopterorum, the genomic window GTCGTGCGGGGTGAGCGCATGCCGTTCTGGTCCGCCTTCGGCCGGGTCGCGCCCCATGGCATGAGCCTGATGCTGGCCTCGATCGGCTATGGCACCCTCACCACGTTCATCACCCTGTATTACGTGGAGCGCGGCTGGGAAGGCGCAGCGTGGTGCCTGACCGCCTTTGGCATCAGTTTCATCGCGGCGCGCCTGGTGTTCATCAACAGCATCAACCATTTGGGTGGCTCCACCGTGGCCATGGCCTGTATCGCCACCGAAGTGGTCGGCCTGGCCATGCTGTGGCTGGCTCCTTCACCGATCTTCACCCTGGCGGGCGCGGCTTTGGCTGGGTTGGGATTGTCGCTGGTCTATCCAGCCTTGGGCGTGCTGGCCATCCACAAGGTGCCCGGCACCAGCCGGGGCGCGGGCCTGAGTGCGTTCGCGGTCTTCTTCGATTTGGCCTTGGCGATCGCCGGCCCGGTGATGGGTGCGGTGGCGGCCGGGTTTGGCTATGGCTCGATCTTCGCTTTGGCGGCCGGCCTCTCCCTGATCGCCCTGGGGCTGACCGCGTGGCTGTCGCGACAGGATCAGTGATCGGCGGTCTGCAGGCCGGCGCGTGAAGGCCGACCCAGGGTGTGGGTGAAGAACTTGCCCGCCTCGTGAATAAGGTCGCGGTGGATACCTTCGCGGTCCACGCCATCAGCATCGGTGCACAGCACCGGCGAGGCGCTGCGCTGTTCGTCCGTGCACGGGGCCATGAACACGAAGTGACCGGCGCCGGGCAGCAGGCGATAGTCGGTGTTGCCCGGCAACTTGCGCGCCAGCGCTTCGGCATTCTTGTCGATGGCCACAAGTTGGTCATTGTCGCCGCTGTAGATCAGCGTAGGCAGATGGACTTCGGCCAGGGTCTGGCGACCGAACATCAGGCTCAACGGCGCCATCAGCAGCAGTGCACGCACACGTGGGTCGGCCTCTGGGGTCAGGTCATCCCGATCGGCTTCCAGTTCCCCGCGGGTCTGGCAGGCATCGGCGTCGTAGGGTCGCTCTTCGCAGTATTTGCGCAGGCGCTGCAGATCAGGCCGTGCACCGGACAGAATCAAGGCGGTTTCGCCGCCTGCCGAATAACCGATCACACCGACCGCATGGGTGTTCACGAAAGGCGACAGCATCGAATCACCCAGCGCTGCAGTAATGGCTTGCGAGATCTGTAGCGGCCGTCCGTAAAGATTGCTGAGTTTGCCCAACCGGCTGTGATCCTGGGCATTGTCGCCCGGGTGCACGACCGCCACCACGACGAAGCCCTTGCGCGTCAGCGCGGTGATCAAGTCGTGCAGCGCCAGCGGCGTGCCGGTATTGCCGTGGGACAGCATCAACAGCGGGAAGCGACCGATAGCGACTGCCGCGTCCTGCTGCGCGTCGATGCTGTAGCCGCCCAGACGTGCCGGATGGGTGCGGTCCTGGGTCGGATAGAAGGCATAGGCGTGCATCGGCTGGTCGTCGAGCGGGTCGTTGAAGGTCAGCAAGTGATAGCCCACGTTCCAGCGGGCGTGAGGATTCGCTTGAGCCTGCACCGAAAGCAGGCTCAACAGCAGCAGAGAAACGATTACTGCACAACGACGGACCATCGCGGCGCTCTTCCTTGGCAAAACCTCGGGGGTAGGTTCTGACACAGCATAGGATGGGCCAAGTCACACCCCGGTTCCGTGAAATATTGTACAGACGGGCGAGCGGCCCTCGCCGAGCTGAACCCTGACGGTGCCGGTCACTCTATGAAGTGCCCTGTGCGGCCTGATCGTTCGATCCAGCACCGCACTCTCCTCACTGAAAAGGACTCCAGCATGAGCACCCGCTCGCTCTTCTCGCCACGCCGTACCGCGCGCACTCCAGTGCTGTGCCTGGTCGCTCTGGCCATGGCCGGATGCGCCGGCAACAACAGCGCATCCAAAGTGGACGCGCCCGGCGCGCCGACCACGGCCCTGACCAAAACCCTCGACGCGGGCGCCAATGCGCTGCAGTCACGTCCGCCGATCAATGAATTGAACGCCTATCTGGATGGCTTTCATTTCTATAACGGACACCCCGGTGCGCAGATGGAAGCCCATCACTACTGCGCGATCCTCAACGAGGAAGTCATCCAGTGCGTCATTTATGACGGCAACGTCAAGGACGCCAAGCTGATGGGCGTTGAGTACATCATCAGTGCCCGGCTTTTCGCCCAACTGCCCAAGGCGGAAAAGGCGTTGTGGCACAGCCACGTTCACGAAGTGAAGTCTGGCCAGCTGATCGCTCCGGGCATTCCCGCGCCTGCCGAACACGCTCTGATGGACAAGCTGGTGAACACCTACGGCAAGACCTGGCACACCTGGCACACCGATCTGGACAAGCAGCTGCCGCTGGGGGTGCCGCAACTGATGATGGGCTTCACAGGCGATGGCCAGGTCGACCCGGCGCTGGTGCGCGAGCGGGACAAGCGCTTCGGCATCGACAGCGCGGAGAAGAAACGACAGCGCGCCGACATTCCAACACCCCAGATCGACCCTGGTGCAGACGCATGGAGCAAAGGCCAGATCATCCAGATACAGGACCCGACCGGCAGTCGACACGCCCATTGAGGCGAAAACGGAACCACCGACCGATCCGGTTGAACTTGCCGAGCACGCTGGCCCTCCCCTGTAGGACCTACCTTGATCAATGAGCCTACACATGGAAACGTCGATTTTCTGGACCGCCGCAGCGGTCATCGTGTTACTCCTCGATCTGTGGGCGCTGGCCAGCGTGTGGAAAAGCACCAAGAGTTCCGGCACGAAGATTGGCTGGACCGTACTGATTTTCATCTTCCCGCTGGTCGGGCTGGCCATCTGGGGCTTCGCCGGACCACGGGGCGTCGCCATCGCCCCAACGTCCGACGAGCACAGCAAGGGCTGAATCGCCCTACGCAGCTGCATCCCGCGATGGATGAACATCCGATGAAACTGCTGCGTTTCAGCGGCAGTCACACTTTCACGGCCTGCAACGCTCAGTCCGCTTCATACCCTACACAAGGAATTGACCATGAAATCCAAATTCTACGCCGCTGCCCTCGCCCTTTCCGTCTCGCTCGCCAGCCATGGCGCCTTCGCAGCCTCCGATGATTTCGTCGAGGACGCCTCCGCCAAAGGCGTGGCTGAAGTCGAAGCAGGCAAGCTGGCGCTGGAAAAAGGCACCGCCGCGGACGTCAAGACTTTCGCCGACATGATGGTCAAGGACCACACTGCCGCCAACCAGAAGCTCAAGGCACTGGCCGACAAGAAGAACATCGACGTCTCGGACGATGCCGAGCTGCTGGACAAGGCCAAAGCGATGATTCTGGAGCTGCGCTCGGCCAAGTCGTTCGACCAGGCCTATGCCAACAACCAGGTCAAGGCGCACGAAGCGACCATCGAGATCTTCGAAGACGAAATCAAGAACGGTGAAGACGCAGAGCTCAAGGCATTCGCCACCGAGACTCTGCCCAAGCTGAAAGCCCACCTGGTAGAGGCCAAGAAGCTGGCCGCTGCCCACGGTGGTGCGGCTGCGCACTAAGCACTCAGCCAACGCGCGCAACACCCGATGCCCCCGCACACTGTGCGGGGGCATTTTTCATGGGGAAAGGCTTGAGGCCAGGGTCAGAACGTAAGCCCCAGGTGCTGCCCGGCAAAGATGACCTGATCGAACCAGAACGCCTGGTGCAGTGCTACGATCAGCCAGAACACCAGCTGATAGGAAACCTTGCGCGTCTTGTGCCGGAACAGTTGCTGGGCGATGAGTGCGCCTGGCCAGCCGCCCAGCAGTTCGGCGCCGTGCAGCAGTTTTTCCGGGGTTCGCTGGCCCTGCCCTTGGGCCTGGCGCTTGTCGTGCCAGTACAAACCCACCGTCAGGAGGCTCATCAGTGCATAGACCACCAGCACCGACGGATGCCCGGCCATCGCCAGGCGCAACAGGCCAAGAAAGGGCAGCAGGCACAGCACGACGAATACCGTGATTTTCAGCGCCAGGAATTGCACCGGGCGCTGCTGACCACCGCGCGGCCGCGCAGACGCCCGACCGGGCGCCGGATCAGCCTTGCGCACTGGACCAATCGATCCAGCCGAACTGCCAGGTCGCCAGGATGATCAGGCCGAAGGCAATGCGGTACCAGGCGAACACGGCGTAGCTGTGGGTGGCGATGAACTTGAGCAGACCACGCACGGCGATCATGGCGAAGATGAACGACACCACGAAGCCCAGCGCGAACACCGGGAAGTCGGCCGGCTGAAACAGGTGATGGAACTTGTAGCCCGAATACACCGCGGCACCGACCATGGTCGGCATGGCCAGAAAGAACGAGAACTCGGTGGCGGTCTTGCGCGACAGACCGAACAGCAGGCCGCCGATGATCGTCGAGCCCGAGCGCGAGGTCCCCGGAATCATCGCCAGGCACTGCGCGAAACCGACCTTGAGGGCATCGCTCCAGCGCATGTCGTCGACGTGGTGCACACGCACGGCATGCTCGCGCTTCTCGGCCCAGAGCATGATGAAACCACCCAGTACCAGAGCGACCGCCACGGTGATGGGGTTGAACAGGTATTCGTGGATCTTGTCGGCGAAAATCACCCCCAGCACGACCGCCGGCAGGAAGCCGATGAACAGGTTCAGGGTAAAGCGCTGGGCGTTGCGTTGGGTCGGCAAGCCAGTGATCACTTCGAGGATCTTGCGACGGAATTCCCACACCACCGCCAATATCGCACCCAGCTGGATGATGATATTGAAGGCCATGGCCCGTTCGCCGCCGAAACCGATCAGGTCGGCCACGATGATCTGGTGACCGGTGCTGGAAATGGGCAGGAACTCGGTCAAGCCTTCCACGATGCCTAGAATCAGCGCCTGCATGGCGGTCCAAAAATCCATCATTCCCCCAATTGGACCCGCGCCTGGCGTGGTCCTGTCTGTTTAATAGAACTCATTGCCGTCGGGCCCCGCGATGCTAACAGAGCAGCTTGTGCAAATCCGCACGCGGGCGTCGGTGAGTGTTGATTGAACTGAAGTTTCATCTTTGCAGCGGGTGAACCGCGCAGGACGCGCGCAGTATCGGCGGCGCAGGTTACAATCCCGACTTTGCATGCAGTGCATGCACCTGCCTGAGATTGCCCATGTCGCCTTTGGAATTGTTCGCCGCCACGCTGGGCGTGATCGCGGTGTGGTTGACCGTGAAGCAGAATTGGCTGTGCTGGCCGATCGGCCTGGTCATGGTGCTGATCTATTCGTACGTGTTCTACGACTACAAGCTGTACTCCAACATGCTGTTGCAGGTGGTGTACGCCGGCGTCCAGGTCTACGGCTGGTGGCAGTGGACCCGTGGCGATGGGACAGCCGTGGGCCCAGCGGTGACCCGCTTGGCGCCCAGACCTCTGCTGGGTGGGCTGGCCATCGGCCTGGCGGCGGGCCTGGCCCTGGGCGCGGCGATGGCCACCTGGAGCGATGCCAGCCAGCCGTGGCTGGACGCGTTGCTCACCGGCTTCAGCCTGGTGGCGCAGTGGTGGATGGCCAACAAACGCGTGCAATGCTGGCCGCTGTGGATCGTGCTGGATGCCATTTTCGTCGGTCTGTTCATCCATCAGGGCCTGTACCTGACGGCTGCGCTGTATGGCCTGTTCCTGATGCTGGCCGTTCACGGCTGGCACCAGTGGCGCAACAGCGAAGCAATGTCGCGATGAAAGTGGTTGTACTGTGCGGGCCGGAGTCGTCGGGCAAGAGCTGGCTGGCCGAACGCATGCGCGAGCGTATGGGCGCCGTGGTCGTGGGCGAATACGTGCGCCATTTCATCGACCGAGAGCAGCGCGACACCTGCTATGCCGACATCGACACCATCGCCCGTGGTCAGCTGGCCTGGGAGGATGCCGCTCGCCGTAGTCACCCCGCACTGTTGCTGCTCGACACGCACCTGCTGAGCAACCTGCTGTGGAGCCGCACCCTGTTCGACGACTGCCCGGCGTGGCTTGAACCTGCGCTGCTGGAGCGCCACTACGATGCCCACCTGCTGCTCTCGCCCGAAGGCGTCGAATGGTCCGCGGACGGCCAGCGCTGCCAGCCTGACCTGGCTCAACGGCAAACCTTTTTTCAGCAAAGCCAGGCATGGCTGCAGGCGCACGCGCTGCCCTGCACCGTGATCAGCGGTGACTGGCTGGCGCGGGAGGCGCAGGTGCTGGCGAGCATTCGACATGTTCTGGATCAACCCTAGCGTGCAATCAGCGCATGTGATGTTTGTGCAGCAGTCGGTAGAGTGTCGGGCGTGAAACGCCGAGCACCCTGGCCGCCGTGCTCAGGTTGCCGCCGTGGCGCAGCAGCACGTCGCCAAGCGCCTGACGCTCGGCACGGTGCTTGTAGTCGTTCAGCGTGCCCATCGGCGCGGTGACCAGGGTTTCGATACCCAGTCCCAGGTCGATGGCTTCGATCTGATTGCCGGGGGCCAGTGCCTGCGCCTGGCGAATCCGGTTCGCCAGCTCGCGGACGTTGCCCGGCCAGTCGTGCTCACCCATGGCAATAAGCGCCTCTTGACTGAAAGGACGGTGACGTCGGCCGTTCTCGCGGCTGTAGCGTTGCGCGAAATGGTTGGCCAGCATGGCCAGGTCGCCATAGCGTTCGCGCAAGGGCACCGCGACGATCTCCAGCACGTTGAGTCGATAGTAGAGGTCTTCGCGCAGCTGTCCCCGGCTCATGGCCAGCGTCAGATCGGTGTCGCTGGTAGCCAGCACCCGAACGTCCACTTCACCTGCAGCCTTGCGCTGGAGAAAGCGCAGCAGTTGCTCCTGAACGTCCAGCGGCAAGTCCTGCACCTGTTGCAGCAGCAAGGTTCCGCGATCGGCAGCCTGCAGCACGCTGCCGGACAGCGGATGCACATTGCTCTGCCCGCAGCCAGGCGCGAACAACGGCGTCTGGCCCGGACGATGGGCGCGGACCTGGCAGTCGAACACGATGAATGGCTGCTGCCTGCGCGGGGACTGCTGGTGCAGCGCACGCGCAATCAACTGCTTGCCGGTGCCCGCCTCACCGTGGATCAAGACCGGTGAGTCAGTGGCGGCGAATTTGCTGATGAGCTTGTACAGGTCGCGCATGGGCTGACTATCGCCCAACAGTCCGCAAGGCTCGCAGGGGTAGGCATTCGAATTCACAGGCATGGCCTTTCCTTGCATGGACGTGCTCGGGAAAATACATCAAAAACAGCGGGTTGCAACTTACGTCAAAATGGTAACGGAAAATTGACGTTTAACCCCCGCCAAGGCTTCAGCACGGACCCTTGACGCCACATAGGGCGTCAGCGGTACGTCTCGCAGACAGCCAGCACCGCGGGGTGTACAATCGGCGCTTTTGGTCAGGCAAGGGATTGGAAATGCAGGCGTTCGATTGGCATCGTGTGCTGCTGGGTGAAGTCAACACGGGCTTTCTCGGTGAGGTGGTCGCCCGCACGCTGATGGCCTATGTGGTGGTCTTCTTGTTCCTCAAGATCGCCGGGCGACGCGGGGTGCGCCAGCTTTCGCTGTTCGAGCTGGTGGTGATCCTGACGCTGGGTTCGGCGGCTGGCGACGTGACCTTCTACGAGGACGTGCCCATCCTGCCGGTGCTGGTGGTGTTCGTGGCGATGATCATCTTCTATCGCCTGACCACCTTTCTGACCGAACGCAGCGGTCGCTTCGGCGAATGGCTGGAAGGCAAACCGTTTTTGATCATTCGCGACGGCGTGTTCGAACTCAAGGCGCTGCAGAGCGGCAACATCACCCACGCCGAGTTCCTGATGGAACTGCGCCTGCGCGGCGTCGAGCACCTGGGGCAGGTGCGCCTGGGCATCCTGGAGGTCAATGGCGATGTCAGCCTGTACTTCCACGAGCGCGAAGACGTCAAGCCGGGGCTTTCGATCCTGCCGCCCGAGCATCGCGTGTCATTGACCAAGGTCGACCGTGAAGACCTGTATGCCTGCGAATACTGCGG contains:
- a CDS encoding alpha/beta hydrolase family protein; protein product: MVRRCAVIVSLLLLSLLSVQAQANPHARWNVGYHLLTFNDPLDDQPMHAYAFYPTQDRTHPARLGGYSIDAQQDAAVAIGRFPLLMLSHGNTGTPLALHDLITALTRKGFVVVAVVHPGDNAQDHSRLGKLSNLYGRPLQISQAITAALGDSMLSPFVNTHAVGVIGYSAGGETALILSGARPDLQRLRKYCEERPYDADACQTRGELEADRDDLTPEADPRVRALLLMAPLSLMFGRQTLAEVHLPTLIYSGDNDQLVAIDKNAEALARKLPGNTDYRLLPGAGHFVFMAPCTDEQRSASPVLCTDADGVDREGIHRDLIHEAGKFFTHTLGRPSRAGLQTADH
- a CDS encoding OBAP family protein, producing MAGCAGNNSASKVDAPGAPTTALTKTLDAGANALQSRPPINELNAYLDGFHFYNGHPGAQMEAHHYCAILNEEVIQCVIYDGNVKDAKLMGVEYIISARLFAQLPKAEKALWHSHVHEVKSGQLIAPGIPAPAEHALMDKLVNTYGKTWHTWHTDLDKQLPLGVPQLMMGFTGDGQVDPALVRERDKRFGIDSAEKKRQRADIPTPQIDPGADAWSKGQIIQIQDPTGSRHAH
- a CDS encoding PLD nuclease N-terminal domain-containing protein — protein: METSIFWTAAAVIVLLLDLWALASVWKSTKSSGTKIGWTVLIFIFPLVGLAIWGFAGPRGVAIAPTSDEHSKG
- a CDS encoding DUF4142 domain-containing protein, with the translated sequence MKSKFYAAALALSVSLASHGAFAASDDFVEDASAKGVAEVEAGKLALEKGTAADVKTFADMMVKDHTAANQKLKALADKKNIDVSDDAELLDKAKAMILELRSAKSFDQAYANNQVKAHEATIEIFEDEIKNGEDAELKAFATETLPKLKAHLVEAKKLAAAHGGAAAH
- a CDS encoding DUF1294 domain-containing protein — encoded protein: MRKADPAPGRASARPRGGQQRPVQFLALKITVFVVLCLLPFLGLLRLAMAGHPSVLVVYALMSLLTVGLYWHDKRQAQGQGQRTPEKLLHGAELLGGWPGALIAQQLFRHKTRKVSYQLVFWLIVALHQAFWFDQVIFAGQHLGLTF
- a CDS encoding undecaprenyl-diphosphate phosphatase, which produces MDFWTAMQALILGIVEGLTEFLPISSTGHQIIVADLIGFGGERAMAFNIIIQLGAILAVVWEFRRKILEVITGLPTQRNAQRFTLNLFIGFLPAVVLGVIFADKIHEYLFNPITVAVALVLGGFIMLWAEKREHAVRVHHVDDMRWSDALKVGFAQCLAMIPGTSRSGSTIIGGLLFGLSRKTATEFSFFLAMPTMVGAAVYSGYKFHHLFQPADFPVFALGFVVSFIFAMIAVRGLLKFIATHSYAVFAWYRIAFGLIILATWQFGWIDWSSAQG
- the pnuC gene encoding nicotinamide riboside transporter PnuC, with translation MSPLELFAATLGVIAVWLTVKQNWLCWPIGLVMVLIYSYVFYDYKLYSNMLLQVVYAGVQVYGWWQWTRGDGTAVGPAVTRLAPRPLLGGLAIGLAAGLALGAAMATWSDASQPWLDALLTGFSLVAQWWMANKRVQCWPLWIVLDAIFVGLFIHQGLYLTAALYGLFLMLAVHGWHQWRNSEAMSR
- a CDS encoding AAA family ATPase, translated to MKVVVLCGPESSGKSWLAERMRERMGAVVVGEYVRHFIDREQRDTCYADIDTIARGQLAWEDAARRSHPALLLLDTHLLSNLLWSRTLFDDCPAWLEPALLERHYDAHLLLSPEGVEWSADGQRCQPDLAQRQTFFQQSQAWLQAHALPCTVISGDWLAREAQVLASIRHVLDQP
- a CDS encoding sigma 54-interacting transcriptional regulator; protein product: MPVNSNAYPCEPCGLLGDSQPMRDLYKLISKFAATDSPVLIHGEAGTGKQLIARALHQQSPRRQQPFIVFDCQVRAHRPGQTPLFAPGCGQSNVHPLSGSVLQAADRGTLLLQQVQDLPLDVQEQLLRFLQRKAAGEVDVRVLATSDTDLTLAMSRGQLREDLYYRLNVLEIVAVPLRERYGDLAMLANHFAQRYSRENGRRHRPFSQEALIAMGEHDWPGNVRELANRIRQAQALAPGNQIEAIDLGLGIETLVTAPMGTLNDYKHRAERQALGDVLLRHGGNLSTAARVLGVSRPTLYRLLHKHHMR
- a CDS encoding DUF421 domain-containing protein; the protein is MQAFDWHRVLLGEVNTGFLGEVVARTLMAYVVVFLFLKIAGRRGVRQLSLFELVVILTLGSAAGDVTFYEDVPILPVLVVFVAMIIFYRLTTFLTERSGRFGEWLEGKPFLIIRDGVFELKALQSGNITHAEFLMELRLRGVEHLGQVRLGILEVNGDVSLYFHEREDVKPGLSILPPEHRVSLTKVDREDLYACEYCGHLETLRDQQALPCPRCDNPVWSKALSNPRAS